One genomic window of Conyzicola nivalis includes the following:
- a CDS encoding lamin tail domain-containing protein: MRTTWRRPLLAVVSCIALAVPIVASSVPAAAADVPSVKINEVESNGGTPVDWIEIVNTGTTDVDVSGWILKDSDATHALPIAAGTILAAGAYLAVDVDVKGVAASFGLAGADSAMLYLPDNATLVDSYSWTAHAEVTYGRFPNGAGDFVALSSSTKGAANTPVVPKVKINEVESDGDANDWIELVNTGSTAVDVSGWVLKDDTDSRTLAIAPGTSLAPGAYLAIDVNVESNPLNFGLGKADTARVFLADGTTLVDTYSWTAHATVTYGRFPNGTGAFAQTTVSSKGAANTAPVVVTPPTEPTTPAATSVRINEVESNGDLTDWVELTNTGTVAEDVSGWIIKDDSDARTLAVPAGSVIAPGSYLAVDVNVTTNPANFGLGAADTARVFRADGTTLVDSLAWTEHAATTLGRYPNGTGPFSVTTAATKGAANPVAVAAKPTVRINEVESNGDTNDWIELVNNGSVAVDVSGWVLKDDNDTRTLAIPAGTSLAAGAYLAVDVNVSTTPGNFGLGAPDAARVFTSDGTLVDSYAYTDHAGTTYGRCADTVGEFTATKAATKGTVNSCAGDIVTTPWPGASTVTTVDPEKTYAENMSGLAYEAQPTENVLWAVQNNPGKLYRLGAVGTQWVSGSANGWGAGKALHYVDGSGNVDAEGVTLTDAGSAGGVFVSTERDNSVGVSRPSVLRFDVSSAATSLNATMEWNLDADLPDVGSNLGLEAIAWVPDSFLVAEGMRDERTGAAYDPSVYANHGTGLFFVGLEGGGVYAFALDQVSGEYKRVATISTGLAGVMELAFDAETGSLWAVCDDTCNGRSALLEIGGDGLFASVAVVERPAGMPDLNNEGFTIAPQTQCVNGAKTVFWSDDASTDGHALRQGALACAAVVVPDPTPTPEPTPTPDPTPTPDPTPTPEPAPTPEPIPTPAPTPTPAPVPTPIAPITPLPTPGQPAAVNVGSSTPVSDAAFTEAARGTVSAPSNARPGETLTIVVGVAHAGETVNIWMHSTPVLLATAVVAADGTVRVVIPSNAPAGAHRIAVLAVDGTLIGWDNVTVAALRQGVLASTGANTEAPITAGLVLLLVGSVLMMLRRKRRGTR; this comes from the coding sequence ATGCGCACCACCTGGCGTCGGCCGTTACTGGCCGTTGTTTCCTGTATTGCCCTGGCCGTTCCGATCGTCGCGAGCAGCGTGCCCGCCGCCGCGGCCGACGTGCCCTCGGTGAAGATCAATGAGGTCGAGTCCAACGGTGGAACCCCCGTCGACTGGATCGAGATCGTCAACACCGGAACGACCGATGTGGATGTCTCGGGCTGGATCCTCAAAGACAGCGACGCCACCCACGCGCTACCGATCGCCGCGGGCACGATCCTCGCCGCGGGTGCGTATCTGGCCGTCGACGTCGACGTGAAGGGAGTAGCCGCCAGCTTCGGGCTCGCCGGCGCGGACTCCGCGATGCTCTACCTGCCCGACAACGCGACGCTCGTCGACTCGTACAGCTGGACCGCCCACGCCGAGGTGACCTACGGCCGGTTCCCGAACGGCGCCGGCGACTTCGTCGCTCTGAGCTCGTCGACCAAGGGTGCGGCGAACACGCCCGTCGTGCCGAAGGTCAAGATCAACGAGGTCGAATCCGATGGTGACGCGAACGACTGGATCGAGTTGGTGAACACGGGCAGCACCGCCGTGGATGTTTCGGGCTGGGTGCTCAAGGACGACACCGACTCGCGTACCTTGGCCATCGCGCCCGGCACCTCTCTCGCGCCCGGCGCTTATCTGGCAATTGACGTCAACGTCGAGTCGAACCCGCTGAACTTCGGTCTCGGCAAGGCCGACACCGCGCGCGTTTTCCTGGCCGACGGCACGACGCTCGTGGACACCTACAGCTGGACGGCACACGCGACCGTGACCTACGGCCGTTTCCCGAACGGCACGGGCGCCTTCGCCCAGACCACCGTCTCGAGCAAGGGTGCGGCGAACACGGCTCCCGTGGTGGTGACGCCGCCCACCGAGCCGACAACGCCGGCCGCGACATCCGTTCGCATCAACGAGGTCGAGTCGAACGGCGACCTCACCGACTGGGTCGAACTCACAAACACCGGCACCGTCGCCGAAGATGTCTCCGGTTGGATCATCAAGGACGACAGCGACGCTCGCACGCTCGCCGTGCCGGCCGGATCGGTCATCGCGCCCGGCTCCTACCTCGCGGTCGACGTGAACGTCACCACCAACCCGGCCAACTTCGGTCTCGGTGCCGCCGACACCGCGCGGGTCTTCCGCGCGGACGGCACGACGCTCGTCGACAGCCTCGCCTGGACGGAGCACGCCGCCACCACCCTCGGCCGCTACCCCAACGGAACGGGCCCATTCTCGGTGACGACCGCCGCCACCAAGGGCGCGGCCAACCCCGTCGCCGTCGCGGCGAAGCCCACCGTGCGCATCAACGAGGTCGAGTCGAACGGCGACACCAACGACTGGATCGAACTCGTGAACAACGGATCGGTGGCAGTGGATGTCTCGGGCTGGGTGCTCAAGGACGACAACGACACCCGCACCCTCGCCATCCCCGCCGGCACGTCGCTGGCGGCGGGCGCCTACCTCGCGGTCGACGTCAACGTCAGCACGACGCCGGGCAACTTCGGTCTCGGCGCCCCCGATGCGGCGCGCGTCTTCACGTCGGACGGAACGCTCGTCGACTCCTACGCTTACACCGACCATGCGGGCACGACGTACGGTCGCTGCGCCGACACGGTCGGCGAGTTTACCGCCACGAAGGCCGCCACCAAGGGCACCGTCAACTCGTGCGCCGGCGACATCGTCACCACGCCCTGGCCCGGCGCCTCGACCGTCACGACCGTCGACCCGGAGAAGACCTACGCCGAGAACATGAGCGGCCTCGCCTACGAGGCGCAGCCGACTGAGAACGTGCTCTGGGCCGTGCAGAACAACCCCGGCAAGCTCTACCGTCTCGGCGCCGTCGGCACCCAGTGGGTCTCCGGCAGCGCTAACGGCTGGGGCGCAGGCAAGGCGCTGCACTACGTCGACGGCAGCGGCAACGTGGACGCCGAGGGCGTCACCCTCACCGACGCCGGATCGGCCGGCGGGGTGTTCGTCTCGACCGAGCGCGATAACTCGGTGGGCGTGAGCCGCCCGTCCGTGCTGCGGTTCGATGTGTCATCCGCGGCCACAAGCCTCAACGCGACCATGGAGTGGAACCTCGACGCCGACCTGCCTGACGTCGGCTCGAACCTCGGACTCGAGGCGATCGCCTGGGTGCCCGACTCGTTCCTTGTCGCCGAGGGAATGCGCGACGAGCGCACGGGCGCCGCGTACGACCCGTCGGTCTACGCGAACCACGGAACCGGCCTGTTCTTCGTGGGCCTCGAGGGCGGCGGCGTCTACGCCTTCGCGCTCGACCAGGTGTCCGGCGAGTACAAGCGCGTCGCCACGATCAGCACCGGTCTCGCCGGCGTGATGGAGCTCGCGTTCGACGCCGAGACCGGCTCGCTCTGGGCCGTCTGCGACGACACCTGCAACGGCCGTTCGGCGCTGCTCGAGATCGGCGGCGACGGGCTCTTCGCCTCAGTCGCCGTGGTCGAGCGCCCGGCGGGAATGCCTGACCTCAACAACGAGGGCTTTACGATCGCCCCGCAGACGCAGTGCGTGAACGGCGCGAAAACCGTGTTCTGGTCGGATGACGCGAGCACTGATGGTCACGCGCTGCGGCAGGGCGCGCTCGCGTGTGCCGCGGTAGTCGTGCCCGACCCGACTCCGACGCCGGAACCGACTCCGACGCCGGACCCGACTCCCACGCCCGACCCCACTCCGACGCCGGAACCCGCTCCGACGCCGGAACCTATTCCTACGCCCGCCCCGACTCCGACGCCGGCACCCGTGCCGACGCCGATCGCGCCGATCACCCCGCTGCCCACACCCGGACAGCCCGCGGCCGTGAACGTGGGCTCCAGCACCCCGGTATCCGACGCGGCGTTCACCGAGGCGGCGCGCGGAACGGTCAGCGCGCCGAGCAACGCCCGCCCCGGCGAGACACTGACCATCGTGGTCGGCGTCGCGCACGCCGGCGAGACGGTGAACATCTGGATGCACTCCACGCCCGTGCTGCTCGCCACCGCGGTCGTCGCGGCCGACGGTACTGTGCGCGTCGTCATCCCGTCGAATGCCCCCGCGGGCGCCCACCGGATCGCGGTGCTCGCCGTCGACGGAACGCTCATCGGCTGGGACAACGTGACCGTGGCTGCGCTGCGCCAGGGCGTGCTCGCGTCGACCGGCGCAAACACCGAGGCGCCCATCACGGCCGGCCTCGTGCTGCTGCTCGTCGGCAGCGTGCTGATGATGCTGCGACGCAAGAGGCGCGGCACCCGCTAG
- a CDS encoding glycosyl hydrolase family 18 protein, whose translation MAPRTRAPWRAMGAAALTCGALIASTLTGTVALAAPETASTASATSDTNGFRNVGYFAQWGVYGLNYKIKDLQASGAAAKLTALNYAFGNIHNQTLTCFEANKAQGSGVNGSDGAGDAFADYGQSYTAATSVDGVADVWNAPLAGSFNQLKKLKTLNPNLKPLISLGGWTWSKNFSAAAKTDASRKKLVSSCIDLYIKGNLPVIDGRGGAGAAAGIFEGIDIDWEWPGRNSGLAGNGVDTVNDADNFRLLLKEFREQLDAYGATTGKNYTLSAFLPANPLDIKAGGWNNPEIFDYLDYGNIQGYDLYGAWDGTKVGHQGNLFADPTDTRNPADRFSVDASVKEYTKAGIDPAQLGMGLAMYGRGWQGVASSAPWSAANGAAPGTNGWGMSNYDDIKNLGTGYFDAVSGSAYRHDGNQWWSYDNAQSIAAKAKYIVASGLGGAMWWDLSGNRDGSLLTALATGLNGGTPGPVVTPSPTPTPTPTPTPTPTATPTPTPTPTPTPTATPSPTPTPTPTPTPTPTTPPVTAPGECAPAAWSATTVYTTGLTASYNGNIYKAKWYTKGDKPGASDPWQFVSTCAGGPAPVAAWSATTIYLVGDKAIYNGKTYTAKWWVKGDVPGIKYGAWAE comes from the coding sequence ATGGCACCTAGAACCAGAGCACCGTGGCGCGCAATGGGCGCCGCCGCTCTCACCTGCGGAGCACTCATCGCCTCGACTCTCACCGGCACAGTGGCGCTCGCCGCACCGGAAACGGCGAGCACGGCGAGTGCGACGAGCGACACGAACGGCTTCCGCAACGTGGGCTACTTCGCCCAGTGGGGCGTGTACGGCCTCAACTACAAGATCAAGGATCTGCAGGCCTCCGGCGCGGCCGCGAAACTCACCGCGCTCAACTACGCCTTCGGCAACATCCACAACCAGACGCTCACCTGCTTCGAGGCCAACAAGGCGCAGGGCAGCGGCGTCAACGGTTCCGACGGCGCCGGCGACGCATTCGCCGACTACGGCCAGAGCTACACCGCGGCGACCTCGGTCGACGGAGTCGCGGATGTCTGGAACGCACCGCTCGCCGGCTCGTTCAATCAGCTGAAGAAGCTCAAGACGCTGAACCCGAACCTCAAGCCGCTCATCTCGCTCGGCGGCTGGACCTGGTCGAAGAACTTCTCCGCCGCCGCCAAGACCGACGCCTCGCGCAAGAAGCTCGTCTCCTCCTGCATCGACCTGTACATCAAGGGCAACCTGCCCGTGATCGACGGCCGCGGCGGCGCGGGAGCTGCCGCCGGCATCTTCGAGGGCATCGACATCGACTGGGAGTGGCCCGGACGCAACAGCGGCCTCGCCGGCAACGGCGTCGACACCGTCAACGACGCCGACAACTTCCGCCTGCTGCTCAAGGAGTTCCGCGAGCAGCTCGACGCGTACGGCGCGACGACCGGCAAAAACTACACACTGAGCGCGTTCCTGCCCGCGAACCCGCTCGACATCAAGGCCGGAGGGTGGAACAACCCCGAGATCTTCGACTACCTCGACTACGGCAACATCCAGGGATACGACCTCTACGGCGCCTGGGACGGCACGAAGGTCGGCCATCAGGGAAACCTGTTCGCAGACCCGACCGACACGCGCAATCCCGCGGACCGGTTCAGCGTGGATGCCTCGGTGAAGGAATACACGAAGGCGGGCATCGATCCGGCCCAGTTGGGCATGGGCCTGGCGATGTACGGCCGCGGCTGGCAGGGTGTCGCCTCGAGCGCGCCGTGGAGCGCGGCGAATGGCGCCGCACCCGGCACCAACGGCTGGGGCATGTCGAACTACGACGACATCAAGAACCTGGGAACGGGATACTTCGACGCCGTCTCGGGTTCGGCATACCGTCACGACGGCAACCAGTGGTGGAGCTACGACAACGCGCAGTCGATCGCGGCGAAGGCGAAGTACATCGTGGCGAGCGGCCTCGGCGGCGCGATGTGGTGGGACCTGTCGGGCAACCGCGATGGCAGCCTGCTCACGGCCCTCGCGACCGGGCTCAACGGCGGGACGCCAGGGCCGGTGGTGACGCCGTCACCGACACCGACTCCCACGCCCACGCCCACGCCGACGCCCACCGCGACTCCTACGCCTACGCCTACGCCCACGCCCACGCCCACGGCAACGCCCAGCCCGACGCCGACACCGACACCGACACCGACACCGACACCGACTACCCCGCCGGTCACGGCACCGGGCGAGTGCGCGCCGGCGGCCTGGTCGGCGACGACGGTGTACACGACCGGGCTCACGGCGTCGTACAACGGCAACATCTACAAGGCCAAGTGGTACACGAAGGGTGACAAGCCCGGAGCGAGCGACCCGTGGCAGTTCGTCAGCACCTGCGCCGGCGGACCGGCACCGGTCGCGGCCTGGTCGGCGACCACGATCTACCTCGTCGGCGACAAGGCGATCTACAACGGCAAGACCTACACCGCCAAGTGGTGGGTGAAGGGCGACGTGCCCGGCATCAAGTACGGCGCCTGGGCCGAGTAG
- a CDS encoding YeiH family protein, with protein MRLLPGLAVAAGGLGVAYLVHALVPALPVLTVCVLVGLVIGQLPALQAPLDGALKPGFALASRRLLRIGIVLLGLKLSLVDIVDLGVPMLVAVLAVVVLTFFGTLLMGRLAKLPGEQPLLLAAGFAICGVSAIGAMAAVTRSRQSEIAVPAALVTLCGSLAIAVLPMLHGPLGLTDLQFGAWAGASVHDVGQVVAVAQTAGSSALALAIAVKLTRVLLLAPLVAGVGVYRRLRAVEEADAASAPRPPIVPLFVLGFLAAMLVRTFLPVPEQVLLAADLAQTVLFGLALVALGSSIRVVSLVRTSGRALLVGLASWVLVAALAWGAVSLTTA; from the coding sequence ATGCGACTTCTTCCCGGGCTCGCCGTCGCGGCCGGAGGGCTGGGTGTCGCCTACCTCGTGCACGCGCTCGTCCCGGCACTGCCGGTGTTGACCGTATGCGTGCTGGTCGGTCTGGTGATCGGCCAGCTGCCCGCCCTGCAAGCGCCGCTCGACGGCGCCCTCAAGCCGGGCTTCGCCCTGGCGTCGCGTCGACTGCTGCGCATCGGCATCGTGCTGCTCGGCCTCAAGCTGAGTCTCGTCGACATCGTCGACCTCGGCGTCCCCATGCTCGTCGCGGTGCTCGCCGTCGTCGTGCTCACCTTCTTCGGCACGCTGCTGATGGGCCGCCTGGCCAAGCTGCCGGGCGAGCAGCCCCTGCTGCTTGCGGCGGGCTTCGCCATCTGCGGCGTCTCGGCGATCGGCGCCATGGCGGCGGTGACGCGCAGCAGGCAGAGCGAGATCGCCGTGCCGGCCGCGCTCGTCACCCTCTGCGGCAGCCTCGCGATCGCCGTGCTGCCTATGCTGCACGGCCCGCTCGGCCTGACCGACCTGCAGTTCGGCGCCTGGGCGGGCGCCAGCGTGCACGACGTCGGCCAGGTGGTCGCCGTCGCACAGACCGCCGGCTCCTCGGCCCTCGCGCTGGCGATCGCGGTGAAGCTCACCCGCGTGCTGCTGCTCGCGCCCCTCGTCGCCGGAGTCGGCGTGTACCGCAGATTGCGGGCGGTCGAAGAGGCGGATGCGGCATCCGCACCCCGTCCACCGATCGTGCCGCTGTTCGTTCTGGGATTCCTGGCCGCGATGCTCGTGCGCACGTTTCTGCCCGTGCCCGAGCAGGTGCTGCTCGCCGCCGATCTCGCGCAGACCGTGCTGTTCGGACTCGCGCTCGTGGCGCTCGGGTCGTCGATCCGGGTGGTGTCGCTCGTGCGTACGAGCGGACGCGCGTTGCTCGTGGGGCTCGCATCCTGGGTGCTCGTCGCCGCGCTGGCCTGGGGCGCGGTGAGCCTGACGACCGCGTGA
- a CDS encoding Pls/PosA family non-ribosomal peptide synthetase → MTTTNAQGTLEGASRTPDERTLVDVFRATVARYPDAVALEDAQGGISYRRLERLVYAQALELTRDGVRRGDKVGIRISSGTRELYVSILAVLAAGAAYVPVDADDPEERAQLVFGEAKVVGVIGDGGVFTPSVADPVEAPVDELVATPTPDDDVWVIFTSGSTGVPKGVAVTHRSAAAFVDAEARLFLQKEPIAPGDRVLAGLSVAFDASCEEMWLAWRHGGCLVPAPRSLVRSGVDLGPWLIKHGITVVSTVPTLAALWPEESLEQVRLLIFGGEACPPELVARLAAPGREVWNTYGPTEATVVACGALLGGPGPVRIGLPLDGWDLAVVDAAGQRVAEGETGELIIGGVGLARYLDPAKDAEKYAPFPSLGWERAYRSGDLVRFENAGLVFVGRADDQVKLGGRRIELGEIDAALQGLDGVAGAAAVVQTTPAGNHVLVGYLALVEGFEFDRNAANERLRDELPAALVPLLAVVDTMPTRTSGKVDRSALPWPLPSSPDAAADLSPTTQWLADIWSGILGVGVTSADDDFFALGGGSLSAAQLVSAIRVRYPRTLVADIYDYPRISSLADELDGRTPAEETVAREVLPTPVSSQLALTLLGIPLHVLGAAKWLVYLGAASNLLPFLPSVSWWWVAAGFVLFITPPGKMLISVIAARLLLAGVKAGDYPRGGSVHIRLWLAEQVASMVGAASLAGAPWISYYARALGAKIGSGVDLHALPPVTGMLTISERAAIEPEVDLAGYWIDGDVLRLGPVHVGADARVGSRSTLLGGASVGRGALVEPGSAVSGRVPAGERWAGSPAARVGAARPTWPITRPPRNRQWLVWFALGSVAMSAMPALSVILGAFVVGSLLDPSDLGTALLTAIPAVPLAVVVAGLSYALLVIAAVRLLGIGLSEGHFPVRSRIGWQVWATERILDSARTLLFPLYASLITPTWLRMLGARVGKNVEISTVLLVPALTTIAQGAFLADDTMVATYELGGGWVRIGRAKVGRRAFLGNSGITGPGRTVPRNGLVAVLSATPNKAKRGSSWLGNPPVRLRRTVTDFEEGRTFRPATRLRFARAGWEVLRIVPVIVSAWIALGVLAALAGLWLALGLGWAIVLSGLVLLAAGAVAAGVTTAAKWLLVGRIDGSEHPLWSSFIWRNEVADTFVEMVARPWFATNAGGTPALAVWLRTLGASVGRGVWCESYWLPEADLVTLGDGATINRGCVVQTHLFHDRVMQLDSVTLAAGATLGPNSVILPAAAIDASATVGPGSLVMRGERVPSSTIWAGNPIAPWRETPWNT, encoded by the coding sequence GTGACCACCACGAACGCCCAGGGCACCCTCGAAGGGGCGTCGCGCACGCCCGACGAACGAACGCTGGTCGACGTGTTCCGCGCGACTGTCGCGCGTTATCCCGATGCGGTGGCGCTCGAAGACGCGCAGGGCGGAATCAGCTACCGCCGGCTCGAACGGCTGGTCTACGCGCAGGCCCTCGAGCTGACCCGGGACGGCGTTCGCCGGGGCGACAAGGTGGGCATCCGCATTTCTTCGGGCACCCGCGAACTGTACGTGTCGATCCTCGCGGTGCTCGCGGCGGGGGCCGCGTACGTGCCGGTCGACGCGGACGACCCGGAGGAACGCGCGCAACTCGTGTTCGGCGAGGCGAAGGTCGTCGGCGTCATCGGCGACGGGGGAGTGTTCACACCGTCGGTCGCTGACCCGGTCGAAGCGCCCGTCGACGAGCTGGTCGCGACCCCCACTCCGGACGACGACGTCTGGGTGATCTTCACCTCGGGCTCGACCGGCGTGCCCAAGGGTGTCGCCGTGACGCACCGCTCGGCTGCCGCGTTCGTCGACGCCGAGGCGCGACTGTTCCTGCAGAAGGAACCGATCGCGCCCGGCGACCGGGTGCTGGCCGGTCTGTCGGTCGCCTTCGACGCGTCGTGCGAAGAGATGTGGCTGGCGTGGCGGCATGGCGGATGCCTCGTGCCCGCGCCGCGCTCGCTGGTGCGCTCCGGCGTCGACCTGGGCCCGTGGCTCATCAAGCACGGCATCACCGTCGTGTCGACCGTTCCGACCCTCGCCGCCCTCTGGCCGGAGGAGTCGCTCGAGCAGGTGCGGCTGCTCATCTTCGGCGGCGAGGCCTGCCCGCCCGAACTCGTGGCCCGGCTGGCCGCGCCCGGCCGCGAGGTCTGGAACACCTACGGCCCGACCGAGGCGACCGTCGTGGCGTGCGGTGCCCTCCTCGGCGGCCCCGGCCCCGTGCGCATCGGCCTCCCACTCGACGGCTGGGATCTCGCCGTCGTCGACGCGGCCGGCCAGCGCGTGGCCGAGGGCGAGACCGGCGAGCTCATCATCGGCGGCGTCGGCCTCGCCCGCTACCTCGATCCCGCGAAGGACGCCGAGAAGTACGCCCCGTTCCCGTCGCTCGGTTGGGAGCGCGCCTACCGCAGCGGCGACCTCGTGCGTTTCGAGAACGCCGGCCTGGTCTTCGTCGGCCGCGCCGACGACCAGGTGAAGCTCGGCGGACGCCGGATCGAACTGGGCGAGATCGACGCCGCCCTGCAGGGACTCGATGGTGTGGCCGGAGCGGCCGCGGTCGTGCAGACGACACCCGCGGGCAACCACGTCCTCGTCGGCTACCTCGCGCTCGTCGAGGGCTTCGAGTTCGACCGCAACGCCGCGAACGAACGCCTGCGCGACGAGCTGCCCGCCGCCCTCGTGCCGCTGCTCGCCGTCGTCGACACGATGCCGACGCGCACCTCGGGCAAGGTCGACCGGTCGGCACTGCCGTGGCCGTTGCCATCGAGCCCGGATGCCGCGGCCGACCTTTCGCCGACGACTCAGTGGCTCGCCGACATCTGGTCGGGCATCCTCGGCGTGGGCGTGACCAGCGCCGACGACGACTTCTTCGCGCTCGGTGGCGGCTCGCTCTCGGCCGCCCAGCTGGTGTCCGCGATCCGGGTCCGCTACCCCCGCACCCTCGTCGCCGACATCTACGACTACCCGCGCATCAGTTCGCTCGCCGACGAGCTCGACGGCCGCACCCCGGCCGAGGAGACCGTCGCGCGCGAGGTGCTTCCGACCCCGGTGAGCAGCCAGCTCGCGCTCACTCTGCTCGGCATCCCGCTGCACGTTCTCGGCGCGGCGAAGTGGCTCGTCTACCTCGGTGCGGCGAGCAACCTGCTGCCCTTCCTGCCGAGCGTGTCGTGGTGGTGGGTCGCCGCGGGTTTCGTGCTGTTCATCACCCCGCCCGGCAAGATGCTCATCTCGGTGATCGCCGCCCGCCTGCTGCTCGCCGGCGTGAAGGCGGGCGACTACCCGCGTGGCGGTTCGGTGCACATCCGCCTCTGGCTCGCCGAGCAGGTGGCGTCGATGGTGGGTGCCGCATCCCTGGCCGGCGCCCCCTGGATCAGCTACTACGCCCGCGCCCTCGGAGCCAAGATCGGATCCGGCGTCGACCTGCACGCGCTGCCGCCGGTGACCGGCATGCTCACGATCAGCGAACGCGCGGCCATCGAGCCCGAGGTCGACCTGGCCGGCTACTGGATCGACGGCGACGTGCTGCGGCTCGGCCCCGTGCACGTCGGTGCCGATGCGCGGGTCGGCTCTCGCAGCACGCTGCTCGGCGGCGCGAGTGTCGGACGGGGCGCGCTGGTCGAGCCGGGTTCCGCCGTCTCCGGGCGTGTGCCTGCCGGCGAACGCTGGGCCGGATCGCCCGCCGCCCGCGTGGGGGCCGCCCGCCCGACCTGGCCGATCACGCGGCCGCCGCGCAATCGGCAGTGGCTGGTCTGGTTCGCGCTCGGTTCCGTCGCGATGTCGGCCATGCCCGCCCTCTCGGTGATCCTCGGCGCGTTCGTGGTGGGCTCGCTGCTCGATCCGAGCGACCTCGGCACCGCCCTCCTGACCGCCATCCCCGCGGTCCCGCTCGCCGTCGTGGTGGCGGGACTCTCGTACGCCCTGCTCGTGATCGCGGCGGTGCGCCTGCTCGGCATCGGCCTGAGTGAGGGACACTTCCCGGTGCGCAGCCGCATCGGCTGGCAGGTCTGGGCGACCGAGCGCATCCTCGACAGCGCCCGCACCCTGCTGTTCCCCCTCTACGCGAGCCTCATCACGCCGACCTGGTTGCGGATGCTCGGGGCCAGGGTGGGCAAGAATGTCGAGATCTCGACGGTGCTGTTGGTCCCGGCGCTGACGACGATCGCCCAGGGCGCGTTCCTCGCCGACGACACCATGGTCGCCACGTACGAGCTCGGCGGCGGATGGGTGCGCATCGGGCGGGCCAAGGTGGGGCGCCGCGCCTTCCTCGGCAACAGCGGCATCACCGGGCCGGGACGCACGGTGCCGCGCAACGGACTCGTCGCCGTGCTGTCGGCGACGCCGAACAAGGCCAAGCGCGGATCGTCGTGGCTGGGCAACCCGCCGGTGCGACTGCGGCGCACGGTCACCGACTTCGAGGAGGGGCGCACGTTCCGGCCCGCCACCCGCCTGCGGTTCGCGCGGGCCGGCTGGGAAGTGTTGCGCATCGTTCCCGTGATCGTTTCGGCCTGGATCGCGCTCGGCGTGCTGGCGGCGCTCGCCGGCCTGTGGCTCGCGCTCGGCCTGGGCTGGGCGATCGTACTCTCCGGCCTCGTGCTGCTCGCGGCCGGAGCCGTCGCCGCCGGCGTGACGACCGCCGCGAAGTGGCTGCTGGTGGGACGCATCGACGGGTCTGAGCACCCCCTCTGGTCGTCGTTCATCTGGCGCAACGAGGTCGCCGACACGTTCGTCGAGATGGTGGCCCGTCCCTGGTTCGCAACCAACGCCGGGGGCACTCCCGCGCTCGCGGTCTGGTTGCGCACGCTGGGCGCATCCGTCGGTCGCGGCGTCTGGTGCGAAAGCTACTGGCTTCCGGAAGCCGACCTCGTGACCCTCGGCGACGGGGCCACGATCAACCGCGGTTGTGTCGTTCAGACCCACCTGTTCCACGACCGGGTGATGCAGCTCGACAGCGTCACGCTGGCGGCCGGTGCGACCCTCGGGCCGAACAGCGTGATCCTGCCCGCCGCGGCGATCGACGCGTCGGCGACCGTCGGGCCAGGCTCCCTCGTGATGCGCGGCGAACGGGTACCCTCTAGCACGATTTGGGCGGGCAATCCGATCGCGCCGTGGCGAGAAACCCCGTGGAATACTTGA